The following is a genomic window from Citrifermentans bemidjiense Bem.
CCGACATGTGCGCCAGGGAGTAGAAAAAGGTCTGACGCGAAGAGGTCATGATCGTCTTGATGTCCCGGTAGGCCGCATCGTTTGGCATCCTGGTCCGCACCGCTTTGTGAATACTCTCAGGCAGGTCCTTGGCCAGAAGTGTCAGCATCTCTCCCGGAGTCAAAGAGCCGTGCTTTTTGGAGTTGCTTCTGACTGTGTGTGCGAACTTTGCCATTACCTCGGCAACCTGCTCTTTGACCGTTATTTCGTCGGCAGTCTCTACCTCCTGCCTCCCTTCGACACCCGTTTCAAGTCCTTGGTACATTGTCAGTACCACCTCTCGTATTTTTGTTAGAACTGTCTAATTCAGATTCTTATGATAATACATATTTCTCCTATGTAAACCTCCCCACGGATTTTTTGCCTGCTGATGCAGACCTGCTTTAGAGATCCCAGATAATGTTGGACCGCTCAAAGTACTCCTGCTACACTGCGCACCTGTCAGCACCCGGCTCTGACCGGCATCCTTTCCTCTTAGTGGTATTCATGCGTCGACTCTGTCTTCATTCCTTGTTGCTGGTACTGTTTACCGCTGTTTCCGTCTTTGCCGGCCCCCTCGACGACTGCCGCGAGTACACGCAGTTTGGCGTCCCTGGCACCTCTGGCGATCTCCTTTGCCGCAAGGGATACCTGCTCTCGCACGACGCCAAGCGCAAGACCCCGGTCTGGGTCGTCGAGCGCATGACACGGGAGCGGCTAAAGGCGGTCCTGAAGCGCTCCGACCGTTTCGTGCCTGATGCGGAACTGCCCAAAGGGCAGCGGGCGGAACTGTCGGACTACAAAGGATCGGGATACGACCGGGGGCACATGGCCCCAGCGGCGGACATGGCATGGGATGCAGCCGCCATGTCGGAGAGTTTCTATCTATCCAACATGGTTCCCCAGGCGGGGGAGGGGATGAATCGTGGTATCTGGGCCGAGTTGGAAAAGAAGGTGCGCCAGTGGGTGGAGAAGCGGGGGGGACTTTACATCTACAGCGGGCCGATCTACGGCGAAGGTGAAGTGAAAACCATCGGCCGCAACAAGGTGGCAGTACCGGATGCTCTTTTCAAAGTGGTCCTCGATCCGGTAAGGCACGAAGCAATCGCGGTGGTCATGCCCAATCGTCCGCTCGACACCCGCGACATGCCGAAGTACCTGGTTCCGGTCCGCGAGGTGGAAAAACTGACCGGCCTTGAGTTCTTCTCCACACTTCCCCAGGAGGAGCAGGACCTGATCGAGGTTCCCAAGCCTGAGGCCCTGTGGCAATAAAAAAAAGGAAAAGTAGCCTGTCCCCCTTTATCTTCTCTTCACCGCGGCGCCGATGAACTCGGCCGCATCCTTTTTCAACTGAGCCAGTGACTCTTTTTCCAGATACATCATGTGCCCCGAGCGGTAACGTCGCACGGTGATGTTCTTCTTCAACTCCGGTGCGACCCCGAGATGCGCCACGGTGTAGTCGGTCGCGAAATGCGGGGTTGCCAGGTCGAAGAGCCCGGAGGCGATGAACACGCCGAGGTAACGGTTCTTCGCCATGGCGTCACGGAGATTCTCGCTTGTGTCGGCGTAGCTGTTCTTCGCCTCCCAATCCCAGCGCCCGATGCCACCCCCAAGGACGAAGTATTCCAGGTCGCTGTGGTAGTTGAGTTCATCCCGCAAGTAGAGGTTGACGGCGGAGGTGAAGGGCGAGCGTATGGTGCTCACGGTGGGATCGAAGGGGAACGATTTGCTGGGGGCTGTGTTCGGGGCGCTGAAGCGGGTATCCATGATGCCGGTGATCCTGCCGTCGCCCCGCAACAGTTCGGCTGCGAAATCCCGGCTGTCGATGCGCAGGTTGCGGTTCTCCACGAAGCTGGCGCTAAGGCCGGTGAAGTGGGCAAGCTTTTCGGACACGGCACGGCGTGCCGCCGGATCGAGGCGGTCCCCCTGGTTCAGCGCCGTCAGGTAGTCGCTTGCGGCCCATTTTTCCGCGTCTGCCAGGGTCCGTTCCAGGTCTCCCTGCAACTCGGGCGCAAGCTTCTTGTGATACCAGGCGGTTGCCGTGTAGCTGGGAAGGAAGAGGGAGTAGGGGAGATCGTTGCCGAAGTCGAAAGAGACGGTCTGCAGGTTGAGGATGGACGATATCAGCAACACCCCGTTCAAGGCGATGCCATGCTCCAGAAGGGATTCAGAAAGCGCTGCCGACCGGAAGCTCCCGTAGCTCTCGCCAGCCAGAAAGAGCGGGCTTCTCCAACGCTGGGTCTTGCTGAGGTAAAGCCTGATGAACCGCGTCAGGGAGTCGATGTCGGCTTGAACGGCGCTGAACTTCTTGGCCAATTCCGGTTTCGCCGCCCGGCTGTAGCCGGTGCCGACAGGGTCGACGAAGACGAGGTCGGCAAGATCGAGCCATCCCTGTTCGTTGTCTACCAGTT
Proteins encoded in this region:
- a CDS encoding DNA/RNA non-specific endonuclease; the protein is MRRLCLHSLLLVLFTAVSVFAGPLDDCREYTQFGVPGTSGDLLCRKGYLLSHDAKRKTPVWVVERMTRERLKAVLKRSDRFVPDAELPKGQRAELSDYKGSGYDRGHMAPAADMAWDAAAMSESFYLSNMVPQAGEGMNRGIWAELEKKVRQWVEKRGGLYIYSGPIYGEGEVKTIGRNKVAVPDALFKVVLDPVRHEAIAVVMPNRPLDTRDMPKYLVPVREVEKLTGLEFFSTLPQEEQDLIEVPKPEALWQ
- a CDS encoding S10 family peptidase — protein: MIKPLLMLLALSMGTLLPATTLCAETAASKTAEGAAKSESLPGSATPGRTVTTAHSTRIAGKEIRYLATAGEFPLLNDAGETEAQIFYVSYNAEKRDANRPLIFVFNGGPGAAAVWLHLGAMGPRRVQMLPDGNMPSPPFQLVDNEQGWLDLADLVFVDPVGTGYSRAAKPELAKKFSAVQADIDSLTRFIRLYLSKTQRWRSPLFLAGESYGSFRSAALSESLLEHGIALNGVLLISSILNLQTVSFDFGNDLPYSLFLPSYTATAWYHKKLAPELQGDLERTLADAEKWAASDYLTALNQGDRLDPAARRAVSEKLAHFTGLSASFVENRNLRIDSRDFAAELLRGDGRITGIMDTRFSAPNTAPSKSFPFDPTVSTIRSPFTSAVNLYLRDELNYHSDLEYFVLGGGIGRWDWEAKNSYADTSENLRDAMAKNRYLGVFIASGLFDLATPHFATDYTVAHLGVAPELKKNITVRRYRSGHMMYLEKESLAQLKKDAAEFIGAAVKRR